The sequence CATTTTGAGAGCATGTTGTATACATTGTACCACTTTACCCTTAAACTCATTAGTTATTTCGAAGAACAGGGACTTTTCCTACAGGACCAGTGTACAATTAtcaaaatcatgtttttttttgtttgtttttgagatggggtctcactctgtcacctaggctggagtgcagtggtgcaatctcaattattgcaacctctgcttctggggctcaagcaatcctgccttagcctccccagtagctgagactataggtgcgaaccaccacacccagctcattttttgtattttgggtagagatggggtcttcccaTGTCAcccaagcttgtctcaaactcctgagctcaaagtgatccgctctcctccacctcccaaagtgctaggattataggtgtgagccaccacacctgacttcatgtttatattttaagatgGCATAATAGGTGACTTACGGATCCTTGTGGGATTGAGTCATGCTTTTCATACTGCACAGTCATGAAGTTTGCCCTTTGTTTAGAAGATGTAGCTAAACTGTAAAAAGGGGACCTCATCATCTATTGAAAACTattagtagaaaagaaaagaaacctcttTCCTTGTAGCTGGCTGCACACAAGGTGAGTAGGCCGGGCTGCTGCACTTTCTCGATCATTCCGCCAATTCAGGATGTCTCACTGGATATAGGACTCAGCCACTGTCTTTGCTGCTCTCTTTGTTCATGACTACTGCATCAGGTCTGTATTCCATACCTGCTCATGCAACAGGCACTGGTGGATCCCTTGGACAGTGACCTAATGCAATGATGTTGATCTTATTCCCCTTGCTGTTCATGAAGGCgtatagattatttatttatttgtgtatttatttttattttttttgaaatggagtctcacactttcgcctaggctggagtggtgcaatcttggctcactacaacctctacctcccaggttcaagagattctcctgcctcagcctccttagtagctgggattacaggtgcctgccaccacgcccagctaaaattttttgttttttgtattttagtagggacgggttttcaccatgttggccaggctgctctcgaactcctgaccgtgTGATCCCCCCgtcttggcgtcccaaagtgctgggattacaggcctgagccaccgtgtccagctggCATacagataatttatataaaactgGTGAAAGTCTAGTAATATTGGAGTTTGTATTTCAATGCTCTTGAAGGTGTTGACAAAGGAAACTGCAGGGCAAAGGCTGTTAAATCAGAAACTGAAAAGTCACTGTTTACAGATCAAGTCAAACAGAATAAAGTGACTAGTTAGTGGAGAGCAAAGTTCAAAACTCTAAACTACTGAGTGTTTGGGAGTGattgtgacacacaatttactcaGCCTCCAGATCTGCCCTTGTGTCTTTAGGGCCCAGATAGAATCACCAGGATGACCACTGCAAGGAGGGGTTGAGAAACCAATCAGTGAGTTGAATGAGGTTTGCTTTCTAGCTCGATAACATATAGGGCTGGGGGTAACCATGGGTTAGTACATAAGCAAATAAGGAaacgtgaattttttttttaattttcaagtttgCTATGAAGATTATGGAATCAGAGAGAGCTCTTGGAGATGGTACAACTCTACCTCTTCATTTTCTATCTGAGGAAAAAGACTCAGAGATACTAACTGACACCCCCAAAGCCAcaagctagtaagtggtagaactgGGACTTTAACCCATCTCTTCTGACCCTGGATTCAGTCAGTTTCTTTAAGTTGTGACTAATAGTCAAATACTTTAgtgagtatattttatttatagacagaTGCCAGTCAGAAACTCCCCACTACTTTACCTGAACCTTTCTAACTCAAAAAAAGCACCTTCCTTTCTGGACCTCTGTAACTGCTGTCACATGTTAGTTGCCTTAAGTTTACCTGTTGAAGACCTAGAGACAACTGTCTCAAAGGTGACAGTTTGTTGGTAGCACTGATAAAATTATATTAGAAGTTGGCTGTAATATCTACAAtgttgtagaattttaaaaaataatccaaaggCAGACAGCTCTAAGGAAATAAATCCCACCTACCTTGGTGGCTTTGTAATCTTGTTCTGAAAATTCTGATTTTgagtctgtaaaatggagctgatACCTAATAACTTCTTACTTTTTTTGAGGaggggggtggggtggtgtgGGGAGGATTCAAGGATGTAAGAAAGATCTTGCATATTGGCTGCTACGAAGTAGCAGTTTCTTTCCTTTATGAGTCTCTGGGACTCCATATTTGTTGCATTAATCCTCTTTGTCATATCACCAACCAGTGGTTTCTAGCTTTTGTTTCACTACGGCTTAAGGGCAGGGTGTTGTGGCAGGGGAGGATCCCCTGTCTCAGCGTCAGTGTATTCTCTTTTGGACAGTTCTAATTGTTCCAAGATTTTCATATATATTGTGAAATTCTGCTCCCATAATATATAAGTACTGCTTCTTATTCTTCTCTCTGGAGTTACCCAGGATAATTCTGAACCCTTTTCTGCATAGTATCCCTTTAAATACTTGAGAGCAGTTTTGAAGACTATCTTAGTGACTTTCACACTGTTCTTcaactgaaattatttctttggCAGTCAGTCCAGGCTTTGTCAGAGAAGTGGAGCTTTAATGATTTTGGTCTGTATGGCTGATTAAAATGGGAACTTAGGTTGCATTGGTGGGCTTCTTCAGGCTTGTTACTACTGCACAGCACAGGACTAATTGTCAGAATGCAGTTCTTCTCCTTGTTCCACAGTTCTTGCCATGTGTACCAACCTACGCTTTGACACCAGTTCTGCATCTAAGAAGGGAGTTTGCAAGGAGCTATTGGACCTGTACCAAGTTCCATTCTTATCAGTGTTGCCACGAATGTCTCAAACCTCCTGCCTGAACTGCGCTCCTAGTTGGCCAGGGTCTTTGGCCTGGGTGTCAGATTCATGCTTGCCCAGATCTTGTTGAGCTCTCTGGCATTTTATTCCCAAATCTGGTCTGGGTTCTTCACTTTGGCCTGAGGAAGTCATCCTGGTGTTAAACTCTTAGGTGGCATCAACCTATAGTTCATgcttttttctcctcattttcctgaatattttcaagCCTTCTGCCTGGAACTAGCCAGCTTTTTCCCCTTCAAGTCCTCTAACAAAATGTTACTGGGAGTATTGTGAGCCCTGCTCTCAGGGCCTGGCAATGGAATTGGCTACTTTTCTCTCGGAGTAATTAGGTTGGCAGTTATAAAGAAAGCTAAAGACTTGGCATTTTTAGCCTGAGACTTCTGACTGTATGGTTAAGGTGTGAGGAAGCGCATGCCTTTCTAGATCACTTCCACCTATATTCTCTTTCCtccttgaggttttttttttttcttaattctctaTTCAAATCAGGTTTACACTTCCTtgtcctttttttcctctgtgctATCTTTGCAAGTCTGTAGTTGTATGATCAATCTCTAGGACTGGAATCATTGGGTTCAAGGACATGAGAATGTACATTTCCTGTGAGTCTTGACAAATTGCCCTTCATAGAAGTTGTAACAATTTATACTCTTACTAAGAATATATAGGAGTATATCTTTTCCCATACCTTCACTAATGTTAGGTTTTATCAGACTTACTCATTTTGTCATATTATggcttaatttgcatttctttatacATTAGTAAGATTGGCATTTTGTATGTCTTCTGTGAACTGACTggccttgggatttttttttaaagctctcaaGGTGATTAGAATATGCAGCAAAGTTTGAGATTAGCAATTGATTAGATATGGGGAAAGTTGATTGTGTCAAAGAAGCTTCCAAACTCTGCCATTAACAGACAAAAATACTAGAGCAGCAGCAGGTTTTGTTGGATAAACATGAGTGTGGTTTTAGCTCTTTAAATTTtataacttcaattttttttttcttgcagttgAAATGGATGCAGTCAGAACTGAATGTTGAAGAAGTGGTAAATGACAGGAGCTGGAAGGTACAAAATAACGTTGGTATTTGGAAAGAAGTAGCAGGAAAACTGAACTAACAAAGGGAAACCAAGGGAGGGGAGTAAAGAGTGCCTTGATGCTGTAAGGAGAGTAGAGATCACTCATTTACATTTACAGTTGAGGGTTGTAAccttttggggggtgggggagggagagcaggatTCAGTTAGCATCTAATTAGCGCCATTTTATAACAATTAGCTTTACTGGGCCAGGCAAggcggctcatgtctgtaatcccaacactttgggaggccaaggcgggtggatcacctgagatcaggagttcaagaccagcctggccaacatggtgaaaccctgtgtctactaaaaatacaaaaattagccaggcatggtggctcacacctataatcccagctacttgggaggctgaggcaggagaatcgctcaaacccgggaggcagaggttggagtgagctgagatcaagccattgcactccagcctgggcaacagagtgagactccatctccaaaaaaaacccaaaacaaaacaaaattatctttataaGCATATGATAGAACTAAATGAGCTGCCATCATAACAGCATTAGAGGCATTCTCTATGTCTCCTAACACTAATTACAGGCATAGTTGACATTTAGAGTAACTACTCAGAACCTTCAAGGAGGCTATTTGTTAAAATTAGCTTTTTTGAGCTCAGTTACTTTCCGTAAGTTTTCCTATCATTAGGTAACCTATACAGTTCCTTCTCTTCTAACTTACCTGATCATAAAACTTGTTATTATATGTAGTTTTACTGGTATCTGATAATAAGGCTTTTGATTGCTCATAGATTTACAACCTCCTTATTATCATTGCATAGTTCTTGTTAGGAACAAGATTAGGGGACCAGATCCCAGAAACTTACATATAGTCAAAATTCATAAAACTCTCACTTTAGTTTTCTGAAAAAGTATATCCATTTACCCCTCTCTAAAACTCTAAAAGATTTACAAAGGGCAAAAATCTATTAAATCTGAGAAAATGTActgaaaattctgttttatcattTGAATTTAACTACTGGAATGTTGTTAAGCTGTATGCTTATAAGAGAGGTTAGCTGAACCAAAACCAGAATGTACCAGCTTGCTGAGACATGAACAAATTGCAAAATACAAATTGACTTTCTTTGCTTTATCACATTTCTCTATCTTATCCTCTTTGCCAAGGTTTCCTATTCCTGCCCTTTCCACCAACATGATAAGGTGTCTGTCACTTGAGAGGATTTGgcaatattttcccatttttactcTCTGGAGAAATCATATTTACTCTTGGGATTGGATGGGGAAGGGGTACAGTGAAACATCTGGCTTGAAACAACAAGTGCAGAAATTTATGGTGTATGTATAATGTGGTGGGAAGAGTGAACTACTTTGGATTTAATattagttttaaagaaaatatggtctATCCACTCCACAGAAGATGAGGCCCttacttgttttaaaaagaggaaaatgtagCCATCGTACTCTGGTGCAATGGGCCAGCAGAAGTGGACAGGAAATCATTTGGGAAAAGGATTTGGAGAGGCTCAGCCAAGTTGTATGTATCACCCCAACCAGTGTGTCCAGGCCACTAAATTGAAGCCTCCCTCTTGTCTGATTGGGAATTTCAGGGAAATATCAGGGCTGGAAATGAGTGAGATGAATTGTAAAAAGGCTAGAAAGAGTCtatataatttctatatattttcttttaattgtgagaTGCATATGCCAAAGATATGTGACACGTAGAATTTaatgaatattaataaaatgaacattCATATATCTACCACTCAGCTTAAGAAATTGAATAGTAGGCCAgacgcagtagctcacgcctgcaatccaagcactttgggaggccgaggcaagtggatcttttgagttcaggagttcgagaccagcctaaccaacagggtgaaaccccgtctctactaaaaatacaaaaaattagccgggtgtagtggcaggtacctgtagtcccagctactcgggaggctgaggtgggagaattgcttgaacccaggaggtggaggttgcattgagccgagatcacgccattgcactccagcctgggcaacaagagtgaaactccatctcaaaaataaataaataaaaagaaataaaataataacaatacctCACAACCTCTGTGTTtcgatttttcttttatttttgtaatagtcAATGGCAGCCAACATaggtagtttgttttttcttttacctgaAAAGTGATTTGTTCTTCACATTAATGATGTATGGGGGTACATTCTGAGAAGAAATTCttttcaatttcagaattttttttttttttttttcttgagacggagtgtcgctgtgtggcccaggctggagtgcagtggcccatctcggctcactgcaagctccacctcccgggttcacgccattctcccgcctcagcctctgagtagctgggactacaggcgcccgccaccacgcccagctagttttttgtattttcaggagagacggggtttcaccatgttagccaggatggtctcgatctcctgacctcgtgatccacccgcctcggcctcccaaagtgcagggattacaggcttgagccaccgcgcccggcctcagaatTGTTTTAATTGGACACTTAAAAGTTTTGACatgtgatttaaatttttttaatattaaaaatatttttttaaaatttttaaaatagtaatatacAGTAAAAATTCTACCTTCTGTCCCTTTCCTTCAGCCAcgtctttctttcccttttctctgaaaaatGGTATATGCTTTCAGATACACCTTTTctgattttatgtgtgtgtatttttctacCTTTGTTACACAAGTGAAAGTGTACTATTCacactttgtttttttcccttaataATCTTGGAGATCTTTTTAAATcagaacataaattatttttaaccttgTTTGTATTCCATTGAATAACCATaccaaatttttatttaacatagttCCATGTGGACATTTAGTTATTGAGCATTCtttatttaaacttattttagatatttttgtgTAGTTGTTTAAAAAATGTCCAGAATATGAAGTTGAAATGTTTGCTAGTAACTAAATTACCTGGCTCTTGATGATTTTTTCCCTAAGtaacttaaattttattaaaatattagaattgTCTTGTAAATACATGTCAAGGCCTTCTGTGCATTCACACCTCGTAAGTCAGTTTGAACTAGTGAGGAAACTCTTCTGTTTCCTAAATCTGTTGACTTAGGACAAAAATGGTAATCACCTTTTGAAGCATACTAAATTGAATTTAGTTCCAGGCCTGATTTATACAGGATAACTCaatgacttttatttctgtttcaataTTTTAGGTGTTTAATGAACGCTGCCGAATTCACTTCAAGCCTCcaaagaatgaataaagagagattctttttttttttttttttttttttaaggactgGGTCATCTCATAAGAGCTAAGCATGACAGATATCAACAGGGCGGGCTTCCTAGGATGATTTCTGAGCCAACAGTCCAAGACCTTTTGTTGATTTCAGCCCCACTTAGCCAAGACCTCAAGTATAAATAATTCTGATAATTATGGAGAAATCAACTGCTATTTTATACtgattctgtaaaaaaaaaaagttttgtaactattaaaataattttctgactCAGTGTACATATTTATTTGATTGTTTTCTATGTTGAGAcagttctctttttatttatttattgaaattttagttttcattttttagtatCCTGTCAGGTTGTACAACAGTTCTCATAAGAGAATTTGCATGCACTTTCAATATCTAATTTGTattgtacttttttatttttataaatgtattggCATGGATGTGGACCTTTTTGGTTATTGATAAGTTTATTCCTTGATTTATCTTTGTGGGTTGATTATAAAAGGGCAGTATTATAAGCTGGACACTGTCCAAAGAAGTTTTCTTTTAGTACCTTAACTGATCTTGTTTTCAGATGTAAAAACTAATTTTTGGTGGAATTCTTTCCTGGACAGTATTTCCATGGTCAtggaaaaggaaagcagaaattCAGGAAAGGGAAAAGCAAGGAAGAGCTTGCATGACAGCAAATGAGTTAGTAACAAACCTGCTATAATTGCAGGATTTGGTCCTTGCAAAAAAAACCACTTTCTAGTATGGAATGGTTAtgttattagttttctattgctgctttacaaattatcacaaacagTATTTTACAGTTCTGTAGGCCAGATGGGCAGATTTGACTGACCTTTTTTTTGTTTAGGGTCTTAAAGCTGAAATCAAGTTGAGTGCCAGGCTGGGCATTGTTCTGGAGTCTCTAGGGGAAGAGTCTGCTGCTAAGCTCATTGAGTTGCCAGATCGTTGCATCATGGGCCTGAGGTCCCCATTTCCTTGCTGACTGTCAGGTGCCACTCTCAGCTCCAGGAAGCTACCCACATTTCTTGACACATGATTCCTTCCATCTTTAGGCTGGCAGTGGTGCATTCAGTTCTTCTCATACTTGGAATCTGTCTGACTTCCCTTTATGCTACAAACcagataaaatgattttaaagggCTTGTGTGATTAGGCCTACCACATCTTTTTGCTTAACTCAAAGTCAACTGATGAGAATCATAATTACATCCGCAAATCTCTTGCCAGGTTTTTTAAAACGACAGACACCAAGTCCCATATTCATGG is a genomic window of Macaca mulatta isolate MMU2019108-1 chromosome 2, T2T-MMU8v2.0, whole genome shotgun sequence containing:
- the MIX23 gene encoding protein MIX23 isoform X4, producing the protein MAAPSGGVNCEEFAEFQLMAAHASRDRVIKNCIAQTSAVVKNLREEREKNLDDLTLLKQLRKEQTKLKWMQSELNVEEVVNDRSWKKMRPLLVLKRGKCSHRTLVQWASRSGQEIIWEKDLERLSQVVFNERCRIHFKPPKNE